GATGCCTCATTCATGCGGCCGGCGGCGGATCCACCTGGGCGCTCGGGTGCGCTGCCCGCATCTTCCGCCGAGCGGCCTGGGCGTAGGGCATGAAGTAGCGGTTGAGGGACTCGGGGGTCGACCGAAAGGTGTTCTCTCCCACGAAGTAATCGCAGACGATCTCGCGCACGCGGCAAAGCTCCTTGCGGCGTCCTCTGAGGCGAGGATCAGCGATGGTCATGTCCATGAGATCGAGAAAGCGGTTCAGTGCCGATCGCTCTCTGTCGGCCAGGCCCTGCTCGCGGGCCCGCAGGGCGCGCGACACTTCGCTGCCGGCGTTGCCCAGCTGCTCCATCAGTGACATGACGTGCCAGCGGCCCGCTGCCAGATCGGCGTGACGAGAGCTCAAGGCTGAACCAACTCCTCGACGACAGAACGGATGACGGCTCGAGCGTCTTGATTCTCGACGCCGCGGCTGGGGTTGCCCTGCGCCGGCCGCACGTTGATCATCGAGTCGAATTCGATCCAGCTCTCGGATGAATCGGCTGGATAGAGGTTGATCCCCCAGAGATCCGCCTGCGCGGAGCCGCTGTCCAGCAACCACTGCTCCTCGTCCGCGTGAAGCTCCCCGCCCACGACCATGACGCGGCGGCGGGAATCGACCACCGCCTTGATCATTTCTCCGAAGCTGGCTTCGGCAAGCTCCTTGAGTCGGGCGCGGGTGATCGGACGCAGGATCGGCTCCAGCGGAGACATGGACCTCAATCTAGCCCAGCGCCGTGAACCCCGCGAGCGCAGGAGACAATGGCCTCGCCCCGATTCCGCCGACCGGTTCCCCGCGCCTATCCCTCGGCCTGCTCGACCGGCGCCGGAAACAGCCGATTGAGCCACGCCTGCCACACCGGCTCTTCGCGTCCGGCCACCGCACCTGCGGCGTGGCCGTACAGATAGAGACAGAGATATACGTACGCTTGGCCGCCCATCTTCACGGCGGAGAGATGCGCGAGGCCCGGCGCGGGTTGATCGAGACGAACGGTGAGCTCGGGAGATGCCTTCTGCGCCACGTACTCGACAACCGCCGCAAAGCGTGGCGCGTCCCCGGATGATTTCACCGATTGTCCGACCCTCGCGCCCGCGAGGCCGAGCGGCTGGCTCAAGTCGGCCCACGCCTTTTCCAACTCGGGTGCGAAGGCCATGAGCTGGACCTGCGTGCACGGCTGGCCGCGGAAGTGGGTCAGGTAGCCATTGAGGATCCGGAAGAACGCCGGCCATCCCTTCTCGACGCTCTCGAATTGCTTGTCCCAGTCGTCGGTGCTCGAAAACCAGCTGTGCACGACGCGCACGCGACAGGTTCCGCCCGCCTTCGCCTCGACCGTCCACTCGGTCGCCATCGCCGGTGAACCCGGCCCGATACCTTCCGGGTTCTCGGCGATGAAGCGTCGCGGCGGATCCCAATCCCTGATCTCGGACTTCGACTCCATGCCGGGGCCGAAGTTCATCTCGATCGCTCCCCCTGCCCGCTCTTCGAGCTGCGTCGGGACGAACCACGCCGTCAGCCCCGGTCCAGTCGCGATCGCCTTCCAGACTTCTTCGGGGGTTCCGGGAACTTCGGTTTCGACGGCAATGAAGCGCCGTCCGGACGCGTCTTTCTGGGTGGGCATGTCGGCTCCTAGGTTCGAGACTTCCGCGGTGAGGGGTGGGCGACAAGAATGAGTCGATGCGCGCGACCGCCGGGCGCCGCCACATCGTGATAGCGCGCGACCAGCCCGGCGATCGCCTGAGTGAGCTCGGAGGTGAACGCCGCGCGCTCGGCGGGAGAGCGAAAGCGAATTTCGGTGTCGAGGCCGAGCGTCGCGAGCTGCTTGCCCTGCTCCCTGGAGGCACGCAGCATCTCGCCCACCTCGCGCACCACGCGCGCGGCCAGCGCGATCAGATAGTGAGCCGAGAGTCGGTCGGAGGCGCGAGCGGGATCGCTGGCGACATCGCCGAGCGCGGCCGGAGACACCACGTACGAGGCGGCCGTGGCGACCACCCGTCGCTCGACCAGCCCCCCCCAACGACGCTTTTCAACCGAGCGAACCAGCCCGTGCGCCTCGAGCGCGCGCAGGTGATAGTTCACCTTCTGGCGCGTGAGCCCGACGCGACTGGCGAGCGACGCCGCCGACCCGGGCTCGGCCAGCTCGGCCAGCAGGCGCGCGCGAATCGGATCGAGCGCCACCACGGCGGCCGAGGGATCGTCGATGACTTCGAGGTCGGCAATGGCTTCCATGCGCGCGATTGGACCATTGACAACTTTTGTTGT
This genomic window from Candidatus Sulfotelmatobacter sp. contains:
- a CDS encoding DUF5674 family protein; translation: MSPLEPILRPITRARLKELAEASFGEMIKAVVDSRRRVMVVGGELHADEEQWLLDSGSAQADLWGINLYPADSSESWIEFDSMINVRPAQGNPSRGVENQDARAVIRSVVEELVQP
- a CDS encoding helix-turn-helix domain-containing protein encodes the protein MEAIADLEVIDDPSAAVVALDPIRARLLAELAEPGSAASLASRVGLTRQKVNYHLRALEAHGLVRSVEKRRWGGLVERRVVATAASYVVSPAALGDVASDPARASDRLSAHYLIALAARVVREVGEMLRASREQGKQLATLGLDTEIRFRSPAERAAFTSELTQAIAGLVARYHDVAAPGGRAHRLILVAHPSPRKSRT
- a CDS encoding SRPBCC domain-containing protein yields the protein MPTQKDASGRRFIAVETEVPGTPEEVWKAIATGPGLTAWFVPTQLEERAGGAIEMNFGPGMESKSEIRDWDPPRRFIAENPEGIGPGSPAMATEWTVEAKAGGTCRVRVVHSWFSSTDDWDKQFESVEKGWPAFFRILNGYLTHFRGQPCTQVQLMAFAPELEKAWADLSQPLGLAGARVGQSVKSSGDAPRFAAVVEYVAQKASPELTVRLDQPAPGLAHLSAVKMGGQAYVYLCLYLYGHAAGAVAGREEPVWQAWLNRLFPAPVEQAEG